A stretch of Longimicrobium sp. DNA encodes these proteins:
- a CDS encoding response regulator transcription factor → EEQILRYLARGFSNKQIGHQLEISDKTVKHYLTSLMQKLQVRNRVEAALMAAKRATPAEPHTHRVN, encoded by the coding sequence GCGAGGAGCAGATCCTGCGCTACCTCGCCCGGGGCTTCAGCAACAAGCAGATCGGGCATCAGCTCGAGATCAGCGACAAGACCGTCAAGCACTACCTCACCAGCCTGATGCAGAAGCTCCAGGTCAGGAACAGGGTCGAGGCCGCCCTCATGGCCGCCAAACGCGCCACACCAGCCGAACCCCACACGCACCGCGTGAACTGA